One Paraburkholderia agricolaris DNA segment encodes these proteins:
- a CDS encoding ExbD/TolR family protein, producing the protein MAFSSSSDNDDVLSEINITPLVDVMLVLLVAFIVTAPLLNNAVHVNLPRTVATAAADQKPAVTVSVDAKGVVYLDKRATDLHLIGAELSALKASNPDVALNLQADEGVPYGTVAKLMAAIEHAGISRLSVLTANNG; encoded by the coding sequence ATGGCTTTCTCATCCTCTTCCGATAACGACGACGTGCTGAGCGAAATCAACATCACGCCGCTCGTCGACGTAATGCTCGTGCTGCTGGTCGCGTTCATCGTGACCGCACCGCTGCTGAACAATGCAGTGCACGTGAATCTGCCCAGAACGGTCGCCACCGCAGCCGCCGACCAGAAACCGGCGGTGACCGTCAGTGTCGACGCGAAGGGCGTGGTGTACCTCGACAAGCGGGCCACCGATCTACACCTGATTGGCGCCGAACTGTCGGCGCTCAAGGCGAGCAACCCGGACGTCGCGCTCAATCTGCAGGCTGATGAAGGCGTGCCCTACGGCACCGTGGCGAAGCTGATGGCGGCGATCGAGCACGCCGGCATCAGCAGGCTATCGGTATTGACGGCCAACAACGGCTAA
- a CDS encoding ABC transporter substrate-binding protein translates to MSTSVSDNIQSIWYTRCPVPTPLGIAAHLGWLDDEFARDGITVRSLQETQHAALRASHVDHTLDNSFRQGGSIPALWARSAGADTRVIALTWVDEAQAIVALPESGIRTAKDLRGRRVGLPKRAGERIDIFRAAALRGFVSVLELEGLSARDVELIDIEAVNVREPMDGGALPTASFSNPGSVSSRRLYSAEIAALVRGEVDAIYVKGSLGLESAYLIGARIVIDIGFHPEPKVRINNGSPRPLTVNAATLDNHPDIVSRFLARVIDVDGWARGHKQEVLGYLGRETGSGDDWLRLAYGDDVHQRLRTDLDDTSIAALDDFKRFLVEWDFLPTDFDIHAWIDPRALAQSHRYAAPR, encoded by the coding sequence ATGAGCACTTCGGTTTCAGACAACATCCAGTCGATCTGGTACACGCGCTGTCCGGTGCCGACGCCACTTGGCATCGCCGCGCATCTCGGCTGGCTCGACGATGAATTCGCGCGCGACGGCATTACCGTACGCTCGTTGCAGGAAACGCAGCACGCGGCGCTGCGCGCCTCGCACGTCGATCACACATTGGACAATTCGTTTCGCCAGGGTGGCAGCATTCCAGCGCTGTGGGCGCGCTCGGCCGGGGCGGATACCCGGGTTATCGCGCTAACGTGGGTGGACGAAGCGCAGGCGATCGTCGCGTTGCCCGAATCGGGCATTCGCACGGCGAAGGACCTGCGTGGGCGCCGCGTCGGTTTGCCCAAGCGTGCGGGCGAGAGGATCGATATTTTTCGCGCGGCGGCGTTGCGCGGTTTCGTCAGCGTGCTGGAACTCGAAGGCTTGTCCGCGCGCGACGTCGAGTTGATCGACATCGAGGCTGTCAACGTGCGCGAGCCTATGGATGGTGGCGCGTTGCCCACGGCGTCGTTCAGCAATCCGGGCAGCGTCAGCAGCCGCCGTCTCTATTCCGCGGAAATCGCGGCGCTGGTGCGGGGCGAAGTCGACGCGATCTATGTGAAGGGCTCGCTCGGTCTCGAGAGTGCCTACCTGATCGGCGCACGCATCGTGATCGACATCGGCTTTCATCCGGAGCCGAAGGTTCGTATCAACAACGGCTCGCCACGGCCATTGACCGTCAATGCGGCCACACTCGACAACCATCCGGACATCGTTAGCCGCTTTCTGGCCCGGGTGATCGACGTGGACGGCTGGGCGCGCGGGCACAAGCAGGAAGTGCTCGGTTATCTGGGCCGGGAAACCGGCTCGGGAGACGACTGGCTGCGACTTGCTTATGGCGACGACGTACATCAACGCCTGCGCACCGATCTTGACGATACATCGATCGCCGCGCTCGACGATTTCAAGCGTTTCCTCGTGGAATGGGATTTTCTGCCGACTGACTTCGATATCCACGCGTGGATCGATCCGCGCGCGCTCGCCCAATCGCATCGTTACGCGGCGCCGCGTTAG
- a CDS encoding TonB-dependent receptor codes for MFKRKTLVVALGGVLAGGVLISPAWAADNTSTDAAGGASADATGPAVQGKPKAKSANKAVADTNLGTVTVTARRRKESIQEVPVAVTALSGDSIKNNELRVVNDITKYVPNFTAQSTEGRERPRWFLRGVGSNDPSDLSLSPIGVYFDDVYINSVFGQGFPLFDLDHIEVLRGPQGTLWGKNTIGGAVSLTSKKPTFDVDGYGKVGIGQYNSRLAEAAIGGPIGSNDVLAARLSVYHENGDSFYTNTVSGGRFGGFHDNAVRFQLLAVPTSNSDFLLNIHGRNYTGGGDPWHAQGAGANGANQFGFVGSSDPQTVSLNAPSSDHIASYGGSLTAHWHINSALTLTSITALEGLNRWYQDDEDYSPYDAARSHDTLASHQFSQEFRLESPQNDRLSWIAGAHFFTEELSEEGAGGGLPDAPGGPSSTYYHLTELTQHTQSAAVFGSVKYRFTDRFNLTGGLRYTIERKTINLTGLQNSGPVSFSDVNNWWDPSSITSPLAVSARQNQTNTWRAPTWDLTPEYAISNNVRAYIRYARGFRSGGYNGSAYTQSTVSTVTPEYLTDYEAGIKSEWFDKRLTVNASVFHYDYRDIQVFALAPNPLGGAPVSTLSNAGQGRADGFELELKAQPTNSLYLFANLGLLNTRYTEFANVPTAVGNSFARSPHTTIDVGGEYRVPLPVGSIAVGGDINYRSTEYFSATRQTIPQLWQSGYTVMNAHVSYVSSNQKYILTGYVTNLTNKVYKKLELLPSYGAYPVLYGDPRVFGLTFTARI; via the coding sequence ATGTTCAAGAGAAAAACACTCGTCGTCGCGCTCGGGGGAGTGCTTGCTGGTGGCGTGCTGATATCGCCTGCATGGGCCGCTGACAACACGTCAACCGATGCGGCAGGCGGCGCTTCTGCTGACGCAACCGGACCAGCGGTACAGGGGAAGCCGAAAGCGAAGAGCGCGAACAAGGCCGTGGCCGATACCAATCTGGGAACCGTCACGGTGACCGCGCGCCGACGCAAGGAGAGCATTCAGGAGGTGCCGGTTGCGGTGACCGCATTGAGCGGCGACAGCATCAAGAATAATGAACTGCGGGTGGTCAACGACATCACCAAGTACGTGCCGAACTTCACGGCGCAGTCCACCGAAGGGCGTGAAAGGCCGCGTTGGTTCCTGCGTGGCGTCGGCAGCAACGATCCGTCGGACCTGTCGTTGAGCCCGATCGGCGTCTATTTCGACGACGTTTATATCAACAGCGTGTTTGGCCAGGGCTTTCCGCTCTTCGACCTCGACCATATCGAGGTGTTGCGCGGTCCACAGGGCACACTATGGGGCAAGAACACGATTGGCGGCGCAGTCAGTCTGACGTCGAAGAAGCCGACCTTCGACGTGGATGGCTACGGCAAGGTCGGTATCGGTCAGTACAACAGCCGCCTCGCCGAAGCCGCGATCGGCGGTCCGATCGGCAGCAACGACGTACTGGCGGCACGCCTTTCCGTCTATCACGAGAACGGCGATAGCTTCTACACCAACACCGTGTCGGGCGGCCGTTTCGGCGGCTTCCACGATAACGCGGTGCGCTTCCAGTTACTGGCGGTGCCGACTTCGAATTCCGATTTCCTGCTCAACATCCATGGCCGCAATTACACGGGCGGCGGCGACCCATGGCACGCACAAGGGGCTGGCGCGAACGGTGCCAACCAGTTCGGTTTCGTCGGGTCGAGCGATCCGCAAACGGTTTCACTCAATGCGCCGTCGAGCGATCATATTGCGTCGTATGGCGGCTCGCTGACCGCGCATTGGCATATCAACAGCGCGTTGACGCTGACCTCGATTACCGCGCTGGAAGGCCTGAACCGCTGGTATCAGGACGATGAAGACTATTCACCTTACGACGCCGCGCGTTCGCACGATACGCTCGCATCGCACCAGTTCTCACAGGAGTTCCGTCTCGAGTCGCCGCAGAACGATCGCCTGAGCTGGATCGCCGGCGCGCATTTCTTCACCGAGGAACTGAGCGAGGAGGGGGCGGGCGGCGGCTTGCCGGATGCGCCGGGTGGTCCGTCTTCAACGTATTACCACCTGACTGAACTGACCCAGCATACGCAAAGCGCCGCGGTGTTCGGCAGCGTGAAGTATCGTTTCACCGATCGCTTCAACCTGACCGGCGGGCTGCGCTATACGATCGAACGCAAAACGATCAATCTGACCGGCTTGCAGAATAGCGGCCCCGTTTCGTTCAGCGATGTGAACAACTGGTGGGACCCGTCGTCGATCACGTCGCCACTTGCCGTCAGCGCGCGGCAGAACCAGACCAACACGTGGCGCGCGCCGACCTGGGATTTGACGCCCGAATACGCGATCAGCAACAACGTGCGGGCCTATATCCGTTATGCGCGCGGCTTCCGTTCAGGTGGCTACAACGGCAGCGCCTATACGCAAAGCACGGTCTCGACGGTCACGCCCGAGTACCTGACCGACTATGAGGCAGGCATCAAAAGCGAATGGTTCGACAAACGCCTGACCGTGAACGCAAGCGTCTTCCACTACGACTATCGCGACATTCAGGTGTTTGCACTGGCGCCGAATCCATTGGGCGGCGCGCCGGTGTCTACCTTGTCGAACGCCGGGCAGGGGCGCGCCGATGGGTTTGAGCTGGAATTGAAGGCGCAGCCGACTAACAGCCTCTACCTGTTCGCTAACCTCGGGCTGCTGAATACGCGCTACACCGAGTTTGCCAATGTGCCGACCGCAGTGGGCAATTCGTTCGCACGTTCGCCGCACACGACGATCGACGTCGGCGGCGAGTACCGTGTGCCGTTGCCGGTCGGCTCGATTGCAGTAGGGGGCGATATCAACTATCGCAGCACGGAGTACTTCAGCGCGACGCGTCAGACTATTCCGCAGTTGTGGCAGTCGGGCTATACCGTGATGAATGCGCACGTGTCCTATGTGTCATCGAATCAGAAATATATCCTGACCGGTTACGTGACGAACCTGACTAACAAGGTCTATAAAAAACTGGAGCTGTTGCCGTCTTATGGCGCGTATCCGGTGCTGTATGGCGACCCGCGTGTTTTTGGCCTGACGTTTACCGCCAGGATCTGA
- a CDS encoding VTT domain-containing protein: MWHFPVAIPPSLGVWAVFMSVLVTQLGLPIPAAPMLILGGTMAAMGQTTYASVVGAAVGATLIADTLWFFTGRTYGRRLLNQLVRFSLSLDTTVRVARNTYERYGAPILTVAKFLPGLGLISAPLLGTTPINVGVFLLWDFIGAALWASVWVIGGAALHDQIVQLVLLVRHNGGTIFDAFAVIFVVALLYRCVRRWQFRRWLAHVRISPDQLDELMKSNEPPLILDARPRSIRAKESHRIAGAQLLDLDSPEPLHPELLKRPIVVYCVCPNEATAKRIVNQLHRKNIHHVRALKGGLDAWEKRGYPVEPLPPDFETAMTHMAEDTGEEGEYTVRARLAK, encoded by the coding sequence GTGTGGCATTTTCCGGTTGCGATTCCACCCTCGCTGGGCGTATGGGCCGTCTTCATGAGCGTGCTGGTCACGCAATTGGGCCTGCCGATTCCAGCGGCGCCGATGCTGATCCTCGGCGGAACCATGGCCGCAATGGGACAGACCACTTACGCCAGCGTCGTGGGCGCCGCTGTCGGCGCAACCCTGATCGCGGACACGCTATGGTTCTTTACCGGGCGGACGTACGGCCGGCGCCTGCTGAATCAACTGGTGCGCTTCTCGCTCTCGCTCGACACCACCGTGCGTGTCGCCCGCAACACTTATGAACGGTACGGCGCGCCGATTCTCACCGTCGCGAAGTTCCTGCCCGGCCTCGGCCTGATCTCGGCGCCGCTGCTCGGCACCACGCCCATCAATGTCGGCGTATTTCTGCTGTGGGATTTTATCGGCGCGGCGTTGTGGGCCAGCGTATGGGTGATCGGCGGCGCGGCCCTGCATGATCAGATCGTGCAACTCGTGCTGCTCGTGCGCCATAACGGCGGCACGATTTTCGACGCGTTCGCGGTGATCTTCGTTGTCGCACTCCTCTATCGCTGCGTACGCCGCTGGCAGTTTCGACGCTGGCTCGCGCACGTGCGAATCTCACCGGATCAACTCGACGAGTTGATGAAATCCAATGAGCCACCACTGATCCTCGACGCGCGGCCACGCAGCATACGCGCGAAAGAATCGCACCGGATCGCGGGTGCGCAGTTGCTCGACCTCGACTCGCCGGAGCCGCTGCATCCCGAGTTACTGAAGCGGCCGATTGTCGTTTATTGCGTCTGCCCGAACGAAGCAACGGCCAAGCGGATCGTCAATCAGTTGCACCGGAAGAACATCCACCACGTCCGCGCGCTCAAGGGCGGTCTCGACGCATGGGAAAAACGCGGCTATCCGGTCGAACCGCTGCCGCCCGACTTCGAAACGGCGATGACTCATATGGCGGAAGACACGGGTGAAGAAGGCGAGTACACCGTGAGGGCGAGATTGGCAAAGTGA
- a CDS encoding LysR family transcriptional regulator: MDRLEAMSILVAAVETGSFSAASRKLGTPLPTVSRKVAELEAHLNVRLLVRSTRKLTLTDAGEAYLAACKQILEQVSEAESAAAGEYSTPRGELVVTAPMVFGRLHLLPIINDFLATFPQIAVRLVLADRTLHLLDEHIDVALRIGKLPDSSMVATQVGTVCRVVCASPRYLAQAGVPETPADLARFACVNVDSLPSGPIWTFAPRGAKQQAVPVHPRLSVNNAEAAIDSAVAGVGLTHVLSYQAARAVEEGKLQLVLREFEPEPIPVSLMHAGQGPLPLKTRSFIDFATPRLRAALRSDRDRLLGGRAAHVAAPPP; this comes from the coding sequence ATGGATCGTCTGGAGGCAATGTCAATTCTGGTGGCCGCGGTGGAGACCGGCAGTTTTTCGGCCGCGAGCCGCAAACTGGGGACGCCGCTGCCCACCGTCAGCCGCAAGGTGGCGGAGCTGGAGGCGCATCTGAACGTGCGGCTGCTGGTGCGCTCCACCCGCAAGCTGACCTTGACCGACGCGGGCGAGGCCTACCTCGCCGCCTGCAAGCAGATCCTCGAACAGGTGAGCGAAGCTGAAAGCGCGGCCGCGGGCGAGTACAGCACGCCGCGCGGCGAACTCGTCGTCACGGCGCCGATGGTGTTCGGACGCCTGCACCTGCTGCCCATCATCAACGACTTCCTCGCGACCTTCCCGCAGATCGCCGTGCGTCTGGTCCTGGCTGACCGCACGCTGCATCTGCTCGACGAACATATCGACGTTGCCCTGCGCATCGGCAAACTGCCGGACAGCAGCATGGTCGCGACCCAGGTCGGCACGGTCTGCCGGGTGGTGTGCGCGAGCCCGCGTTATCTCGCGCAAGCCGGCGTACCGGAAACCCCCGCCGATCTCGCCCGCTTCGCCTGTGTCAATGTCGACTCGCTGCCGTCCGGGCCGATCTGGACCTTCGCGCCGCGCGGCGCGAAACAGCAGGCCGTGCCGGTCCATCCACGGCTGTCCGTCAATAATGCTGAGGCCGCCATCGATTCGGCTGTCGCCGGTGTGGGCCTCACCCACGTGCTCTCGTACCAGGCCGCGCGGGCTGTCGAAGAAGGCAAGCTGCAACTGGTGCTGCGGGAATTTGAACCCGAACCGATACCGGTCAGCCTGATGCACGCGGGACAAGGGCCATTGCCGCTGAAAACCCGCAGTTTTATCGACTTCGCAACGCCGCGTTTGCGCGCCGCGCTAAGGAGCGACAGGGACCGGTTACTCGGCGGCAGGGCCGCACATGTGGCCGCCCCGCCACCTTGA
- a CDS encoding peroxidase-related enzyme, translating to MATLQPISRYPVPEPGEWPDDIRARILDVQEKAGFVPNVFLTLAHRPDEFRAFFAYHDALMHKEGGLSKGEREMIVVATSAVNQCLYCVVAHGAILRIYEKAPLLADQVAVNHRKADITARQAAMLDFALKVCRDSGTVGDADFQTLREHGFADEDVWDIAAITAFFGLSNRMANVISMRPNDEFYLMGRVPKAAADAPRK from the coding sequence ATGGCAACGCTTCAACCGATCAGCCGCTACCCCGTGCCCGAACCGGGCGAATGGCCGGACGATATCCGGGCGCGCATTCTCGACGTGCAGGAGAAGGCGGGTTTTGTTCCAAACGTGTTTTTGACGCTGGCGCACCGGCCGGACGAATTCCGCGCGTTTTTTGCGTACCACGACGCGTTGATGCATAAAGAGGGCGGCTTAAGCAAAGGCGAGCGCGAGATGATCGTGGTCGCCACGAGCGCGGTGAATCAGTGCCTGTACTGCGTGGTCGCGCACGGCGCGATTCTGCGCATTTACGAAAAGGCGCCGCTACTGGCGGATCAGGTGGCCGTCAATCATCGCAAGGCGGATATCACGGCGCGCCAGGCGGCGATGCTCGACTTTGCCCTGAAGGTTTGCCGTGACTCCGGCACGGTCGGTGATGCCGATTTTCAGACCTTGCGGGAGCATGGTTTTGCCGATGAAGACGTGTGGGATATCGCGGCCATCACGGCATTCTTCGGTTTGTCGAACCGGATGGCCAACGTCATTTCCATGCGTCCGAACGACGAGTTCTATCTGATGGGACGCGTGCCGAAAGCAGCGGCGGATGCGCCACGCAAATAG
- a CDS encoding MFS transporter: MSTANSKRFAFPLSPTTLVIIAGALILSAAMGIRQTFGLFIGPFSFDRGLPVTLIAFAIALHNLVWGFAQPFAGAAADRYGSAPVVAFGATTFAAGLGIAAVAPSGPMLIVGMGLLVGIGVSCTTFGVVLPAVGRIASPEKRSMAMGLVSAGGSAGQVLMIPLTQSIRLSSGIATSLFALAFVMLLVAPLGMVLDRRQRAGMFVQEPPAAPLRKVLGEAVRHRGYRLLTLGFFTCGFQLAFIATHLPEYLTLCHMPIGLGATALALIGLFNMAGSWGCGWLGGRFRQHYVLGWLYLIRSVTIGAFFLLPKTSTSVVVFAAVMGLTWLGTVPLTSGLVAKVFGTRHLGSLFGVCFLSHQIGSFLGAWLGGLVFDLTGSYSLLWEATMVAGLIAAMLHFPIDDKTVVTPAIRSEPAGA, from the coding sequence ATGTCCACCGCCAATAGCAAACGCTTCGCCTTCCCGTTGAGCCCAACGACACTCGTGATCATCGCCGGCGCGCTGATTCTGAGCGCCGCAATGGGCATCCGGCAGACCTTCGGCCTCTTCATCGGGCCATTTTCGTTCGATCGCGGCCTGCCGGTCACGTTGATCGCTTTCGCCATCGCACTGCACAATCTGGTGTGGGGTTTCGCGCAACCGTTCGCGGGCGCCGCCGCCGACCGCTACGGCTCGGCGCCCGTAGTCGCGTTCGGTGCCACGACGTTCGCGGCCGGCCTGGGTATCGCGGCGGTCGCGCCTTCCGGCCCAATGCTGATCGTCGGCATGGGTCTGCTGGTCGGGATCGGTGTCAGTTGCACGACGTTCGGCGTGGTGTTGCCGGCGGTCGGCCGCATCGCCTCGCCCGAGAAACGCAGCATGGCAATGGGTCTTGTCAGCGCGGGCGGTTCGGCGGGACAGGTGTTGATGATTCCGCTCACGCAGAGCATCCGGCTCAGTTCCGGCATCGCCACGTCGCTGTTCGCGCTGGCTTTTGTGATGCTGCTGGTCGCGCCGCTCGGCATGGTGCTCGATCGGCGTCAGCGCGCCGGCATGTTCGTTCAGGAGCCACCTGCCGCGCCGCTTCGCAAGGTACTCGGCGAGGCGGTCCGGCATCGCGGCTACCGGCTCCTGACACTCGGCTTCTTCACCTGTGGATTTCAACTCGCGTTCATCGCCACCCATCTGCCTGAATATCTAACGCTCTGTCATATGCCGATCGGCCTGGGCGCCACGGCGCTGGCGCTGATCGGCCTGTTCAACATGGCGGGCAGTTGGGGATGCGGCTGGCTCGGCGGCCGCTTCCGGCAGCACTACGTGCTCGGCTGGCTCTACCTGATTCGAAGCGTGACGATCGGCGCGTTCTTCCTGCTGCCGAAAACCTCCACGTCGGTCGTCGTCTTTGCGGCCGTGATGGGGCTGACCTGGCTCGGAACCGTGCCGCTTACGAGCGGACTCGTGGCAAAAGTGTTCGGCACGCGGCACCTCGGCAGCCTCTTTGGCGTCTGCTTTCTGAGCCACCAGATCGGCTCGTTTCTCGGCGCGTGGCTAGGTGGCCTGGTATTCGATCTGACGGGTTCCTATTCGCTGCTTTGGGAAGCCACGATGGTCGCCGGACTCATCGCCGCAATGCTGCATTTCCCGATCGACGACAAGACGGTCGTTACGCCGGCCATCCGGTCCGAGCCGGCAGGCGCATAG
- a CDS encoding LysR substrate-binding domain-containing protein produces the protein MPLRLPPLPALRFFEAAGRHQSFKLAAAELNVTPSAISHGIVGLEQSLGVELFVREPRGISLTAAGADYLSYVSEAFSLIAIGTQRLPNHRANRPIALSCAPTLASRWLLPRLGAFRSRWPDANITVDTSHRQVGFPVDGFDFAIRLSRAPVAGTAWTRLFGERLVPVCSPAYLDNLRNGHGHLDLRRATLIHVNSASEDWQAWLDGVAVEGDTVDGDTVEGDPVDLSDGLRVDTIQLAFEAASMGLGVALGRRPLMDRDLASGALVEACPQTIASANAYWLVSAQNADSAAHRPELLDFKQWLLGEAKQFANPSGSEATELPHPNR, from the coding sequence ATGCCGCTTCGTCTGCCACCTCTGCCCGCGCTTCGCTTCTTCGAGGCCGCCGGCAGGCATCAGAGTTTCAAGCTCGCCGCCGCCGAGTTGAACGTCACGCCAAGCGCGATCAGTCACGGCATCGTTGGCCTCGAGCAGTCACTCGGTGTGGAACTGTTCGTGCGCGAGCCGCGTGGCATTTCGCTTACGGCAGCGGGCGCCGATTATCTCTCGTACGTATCCGAGGCGTTTTCGCTGATCGCAATCGGAACGCAGCGCCTGCCGAACCACCGCGCGAACCGCCCGATCGCGCTAAGTTGCGCGCCCACGCTGGCCTCGCGCTGGCTGCTGCCGCGCCTCGGCGCGTTTCGCTCGCGCTGGCCGGACGCAAACATCACCGTCGACACATCGCATCGTCAGGTCGGTTTTCCCGTCGACGGTTTCGACTTCGCCATTCGCCTGAGCCGTGCCCCGGTCGCGGGAACCGCCTGGACCCGTCTGTTCGGTGAACGCCTGGTGCCGGTGTGCAGTCCCGCCTACCTGGACAATCTGCGCAACGGGCACGGGCATCTCGATCTGCGCCGCGCGACACTCATTCACGTGAACTCAGCCAGCGAGGACTGGCAGGCGTGGCTCGACGGTGTCGCCGTCGAGGGCGACACCGTCGATGGCGACACCGTCGAAGGCGACCCCGTCGACCTCAGCGATGGGTTGCGCGTCGACACGATTCAGCTCGCTTTCGAAGCCGCGAGCATGGGTCTCGGCGTCGCGCTTGGCAGAAGGCCGCTGATGGACCGCGATCTGGCGAGCGGCGCACTGGTCGAGGCCTGTCCGCAAACCATCGCCTCAGCCAACGCCTATTGGCTGGTGAGCGCGCAGAACGCGGATAGCGCGGCGCATCGCCCCGAATTGCTCGACTTCAAACAGTGGCTGCTCGGCGAGGCAAAGCAATTCGCCAATCCGTCCGGTAGCGAAGCCACTGAACTGCCTCACCCCAATCGCTGA
- a CDS encoding DUF899 family protein, translated as MSNVDPSASTLKPASLLADSPRRFPGESTEYRRARNDLLAEEIELRRHIERVAAQRRALPPGGVVPQDYRFEGEAGVVTLAEMFGAHDTLVTYNWMYGPQRARPCPMCTSLLSAYDGEMPDILQRVAFAVIGRSPIDKLVAFKKERGWRHLRLYSSGGNTFNRDYADEDPDGGDVPAFNVFTRSGGTVRHFWGAEMGAWTADPGQDPRGAPDVMPIWTVLDMTPGGRGSDWYPKLEYDTVPR; from the coding sequence ATGAGCAACGTAGACCCATCCGCATCAACGCTGAAACCGGCCAGCTTGCTGGCCGATTCGCCGCGCCGGTTTCCGGGCGAGAGCACGGAATATCGCCGTGCCCGCAACGATCTGCTGGCCGAGGAAATCGAGTTGCGCCGCCACATCGAACGCGTAGCCGCGCAGCGCCGCGCGCTGCCGCCCGGCGGGGTCGTGCCGCAGGATTATCGCTTCGAGGGCGAAGCGGGCGTGGTCACGCTGGCGGAGATGTTCGGCGCGCACGACACGCTCGTCACCTACAACTGGATGTACGGTCCGCAGCGGGCGCGGCCCTGTCCGATGTGCACTTCGCTGCTGAGCGCTTACGACGGCGAAATGCCCGACATCCTGCAACGCGTGGCTTTTGCCGTGATCGGCCGCTCGCCGATCGACAAGCTGGTGGCATTCAAGAAAGAGCGCGGCTGGCGGCATCTGCGGCTGTATTCGTCGGGCGGCAACACCTTTAACCGCGACTACGCCGATGAAGATCCGGACGGCGGCGATGTTCCCGCCTTCAACGTGTTCACGCGTTCAGGCGGCACGGTGCGGCACTTCTGGGGCGCGGAGATGGGCGCGTGGACCGCGGACCCCGGTCAGGATCCGCGCGGGGCCCCCGACGTGATGCCGATCTGGACGGTGCTCGACATGACGCCCGGCGGCCGTGGCAGCGACTGGTATCCGAAGCTGGAATACGACACTGTGCCACGCTAG